Proteins from a genomic interval of Clostridium scatologenes:
- a CDS encoding LysR family transcriptional regulator: MTIRHLKIFIAVYNERNMTMAANKLFITQPSVSQAIKELETYYGVELFERISNKLYVTESGKKVYQYAKHIMKLFDELEDGLKENASKKKLIIGANYTVGVILIHKYIKKFNSLYSNSEIKVIVNKASILKEMLRKNELDLALIEEIKNESDFIEDFFYNDRIVVVADPEHPLFQQNEVTAYDVVNEHLLLREKGAGVRNLFELKMNQIGLVIKPYWESTSTTALINAAENKIGIAVLPFELVKDHVDSGCLRELKVKDIDLSRKLIVIYHKDKFLTSAMKDFIEICHEL, encoded by the coding sequence ATGACAATACGTCATTTAAAAATATTTATAGCGGTATATAATGAGCGAAATATGACTATGGCTGCAAATAAATTATTTATAACACAGCCTTCTGTAAGTCAGGCAATTAAAGAGCTTGAAACCTATTATGGTGTTGAGCTATTTGAGAGAATATCTAATAAGTTGTATGTTACTGAATCGGGAAAAAAAGTATATCAATATGCTAAACATATAATGAAGCTTTTTGATGAATTGGAAGATGGACTTAAGGAAAATGCTTCTAAGAAAAAACTTATAATAGGGGCTAATTATACTGTTGGTGTTATTTTAATACATAAATACATTAAAAAGTTTAATAGCTTATACTCTAATTCTGAGATTAAGGTGATAGTAAACAAAGCATCTATTCTTAAAGAAATGCTTAGAAAAAATGAATTGGATCTTGCTCTTATAGAAGAAATAAAAAATGAATCTGATTTTATAGAAGATTTTTTTTATAACGATCGTATTGTTGTTGTTGCTGATCCGGAGCATCCTCTGTTTCAACAAAATGAGGTAACCGCCTATGATGTAGTTAATGAACACCTTTTATTGAGAGAAAAGGGTGCAGGTGTAAGAAATCTATTTGAGTTAAAGATGAATCAAATTGGATTAGTTATTAAGCCTTATTGGGAAAGTACAAGTACTACAGCTTTAATTAATGCAGCAGAAAATAAGATTGGAATTGCAGTGTTGCCTTTTGAATTGGTTAAAGACCATGTTGATTCGGGATGTTTAAGAGAGTTGAAGGTGAAAGATATAGATCTTAGTAGGAAACTTATAGTTATATATCATAAAGATAAGTTTTTAACAAGTGCTATGAAGGATTTTATTGAAATATGTCATGAACTATGA
- a CDS encoding PLP-dependent aminotransferase family protein, with product MEIPIFIERHSEKPLYIQIYQFYKKAILEGTLKKEDRLESIMQLKNRLGISRNTVQAAYDQLLCEGYIYSKNGSGYYVEAIEHQIKTIRNENRPLKLKKLKSIHTDDKVYTYNFKPGSVDQESFPFTTWRKIEQSVMKKENIDILAYSDPRGEFELRNQIAEYVKNSRGVVCSSEQIIIGAGTQTLMAILCDLFSESNNKNIAFEEPGFSAVRKVFEWYGYNINPIELTRMGMNIEKLEDIKINPKFIYVTPSNQHPLGMSMPVSNRIKLLNFINKCSGYVIEDDYDSEFRYNVNPIPSLQNLDSENRVIYLGTFSKTLFPGMHVGYMILPESVMNIFIEKGSFINQTASKIHQLTIAKFMKEGLFETHLRKMRSIYAKKQQFLINCIRKEFEDNVQVYGESSGVNIALRVKNNLNEVELINKALENEVKVYPISFYYFDQNNYKEPNMVLMGYGHLSCDKIENGIKLLKNSWF from the coding sequence ATGGAAATACCAATATTTATTGAAAGACATAGTGAAAAACCACTGTATATTCAGATATATCAATTCTATAAAAAAGCCATACTGGAAGGAACACTTAAAAAGGAGGATAGGCTGGAATCCATAATGCAGCTTAAGAATAGGCTTGGTATAAGTAGAAATACAGTTCAGGCTGCATATGATCAATTATTATGTGAAGGATATATTTACAGTAAGAATGGAAGTGGATATTATGTGGAGGCTATAGAACATCAAATAAAAACTATTAGAAATGAAAATAGACCTTTGAAGCTTAAAAAGTTAAAGAGTATTCATACAGATGATAAAGTATATACTTACAATTTTAAACCTGGTTCAGTAGATCAGGAAAGTTTTCCATTTACGACCTGGAGAAAAATTGAGCAAAGTGTCATGAAAAAAGAAAACATAGATATACTAGCTTATTCAGATCCTAGAGGTGAATTTGAACTAAGAAATCAGATTGCAGAATATGTTAAAAATTCAAGAGGAGTAGTTTGTTCATCTGAACAGATAATTATAGGTGCAGGAACTCAAACCTTAATGGCAATATTATGTGATTTATTTAGTGAGTCAAATAATAAGAATATTGCTTTTGAAGAACCAGGGTTTTCAGCTGTAAGAAAGGTTTTTGAATGGTATGGATATAATATAAATCCAATTGAATTAACAAGAATGGGAATGAATATAGAAAAACTTGAAGATATTAAAATAAATCCTAAGTTTATATATGTAACACCATCTAATCAGCATCCTTTAGGAATGTCTATGCCTGTTTCAAATCGTATAAAACTTCTTAATTTTATTAATAAGTGTAGTGGATATGTTATTGAAGATGACTATGATAGCGAATTTAGATATAATGTAAATCCAATACCTTCACTGCAAAATTTGGATAGTGAAAATAGAGTGATTTATCTTGGCACTTTTTCGAAGACTCTTTTTCCTGGAATGCATGTTGGTTATATGATTTTACCTGAAAGTGTAATGAATATTTTTATTGAAAAAGGAAGTTTTATAAATCAAACTGCATCAAAAATTCATCAGCTTACCATTGCAAAATTTATGAAAGAAGGTCTATTTGAAACTCATCTCAGAAAAATGAGAAGTATATATGCTAAAAAACAGCAGTTTCTTATAAATTGCATAAGAAAAGAATTTGAAGATAATGTTCAGGTTTATGGTGAAAGCTCAGGAGTTAATATTGCACTTCGAGTAAAAAACAATCTAAATGAAGTGGAACTTATAAATAAAGCCTTAGAAAATGAAGTTAAGGTTTATCCAATATCATTTTATTATTTTGATCAAAATAATTATAAGGAACCTAATATGGTACTAATGGGATATGGACATTTGAGTTGTGATAAGATAGAAAATGGTATAAAACTGTTAAAAAATTCATGGTTTTAA
- a CDS encoding aspartate/glutamate racemase family protein has translation MKKIGILGGISSASTIQYYKTILNMYYEKFSDYYYPEITINSLNFQYFTDLENENKISEYTNYIINGINNLQKSGADFIIMAANSPHSVFHTVKQEIDLPILSIVDTAAKECTKLKLKKVLLTGIKYTMQNSFYQEGLKAYGIEVLTPSPKHQDEINSMIFDELVLNKVMNNTKKNFIDIICQYDVDGIILGCTELPLLINQEDIDIPLIDTIKLHCKAALSYSLQKS, from the coding sequence ATGAAAAAAATTGGAATATTAGGCGGAATAAGTTCTGCTTCCACAATTCAATATTATAAAACTATACTTAATATGTACTATGAAAAATTTTCAGATTACTATTATCCTGAAATAACAATTAATAGCTTAAATTTTCAATATTTCACGGATTTAGAAAATGAAAATAAGATTTCTGAGTACACAAATTATATTATAAATGGAATCAATAATTTACAAAAATCTGGTGCTGACTTTATTATAATGGCTGCAAATTCTCCTCATTCAGTGTTTCACACTGTAAAACAGGAAATAGATTTACCTATACTAAGTATTGTTGATACAGCTGCAAAAGAATGTACCAAGCTTAAATTAAAAAAGGTGTTATTGACAGGAATAAAATACACCATGCAAAACTCTTTTTATCAAGAAGGATTGAAAGCATATGGTATAGAGGTATTAACTCCATCTCCAAAACACCAAGATGAAATAAATTCCATGATTTTTGATGAACTTGTCTTAAACAAAGTAATGAACAATACCAAAAAAAATTTCATTGACATCATATGTCAATATGATGTTGATGGTATAATTTTAGGGTGCACTGAACTGCCACTTTTAATAAATCAAGAAGATATAGATATTCCACTAATTGATACCATTAAACTTCATTGTAAAGCAGCATTATCATATTCTTTACAAAAAAGCTAA
- a CDS encoding protein phosphatase 2C domain-containing protein: MKFSTYDFISMSEDRVNEDIAYADDSYGWAIDGATGLNKTNLTGSKGDVYWFVNEWNNYLKDNILDKSKDIKEIVSNGISFIGNKFDKISSSKHPDKVDLPAASITIIRINNNKVEYFLLGDCTLMVEDNNGKLSIIKQTLLDKLDNIAKAEMNKLMLNEGISFIEARQRINQLLIKHRLLKNTPEGYWTLGFDKNAVENSIYGYLDLEQCKKALLMTDGFSAIFDNYKYLQAENLISIVEEQGLYQVYKNIRLIEEKDADVMKFPRFKKSDDSSAVIFLQ; the protein is encoded by the coding sequence ATGAAGTTTTCAACATATGATTTTATTTCGATGTCAGAGGATAGGGTTAATGAAGATATTGCTTATGCAGATGATAGTTATGGATGGGCTATAGATGGTGCAACAGGACTTAATAAAACTAATTTGACAGGTTCTAAAGGCGATGTATATTGGTTTGTTAATGAGTGGAATAATTACTTAAAAGACAATATTTTAGATAAATCAAAAGATATTAAGGAAATTGTTTCTAACGGAATAAGCTTTATAGGTAATAAATTTGATAAAATTTCTTCATCAAAGCATCCTGATAAAGTTGATTTGCCAGCTGCTTCTATAACTATAATTAGAATTAACAATAATAAAGTAGAGTACTTTTTACTTGGCGATTGCACACTTATGGTTGAGGATAATAATGGAAAGTTAAGTATTATTAAACAGACATTGCTTGATAAACTAGATAATATAGCAAAAGCTGAAATGAATAAATTAATGTTAAATGAAGGAATAAGTTTTATTGAGGCTAGACAGAGAATAAATCAATTACTTATTAAACATAGATTGCTAAAAAATACTCCAGAAGGTTATTGGACATTAGGATTTGATAAAAATGCAGTAGAAAATTCTATTTATGGGTATTTGGATTTGGAGCAATGCAAAAAGGCATTATTAATGACAGATGGTTTTTCAGCAATTTTTGATAATTATAAATATTTACAGGCTGAAAATCTTATTTCAATTGTTGAAGAACAAGGATTGTATCAAGTATATAAGAATATAAGGCTTATTGAAGAAAAGGATGCAGATGTAATGAAATTTCCTAGATTTAAAAAAAGTGATGACTCATCTGCAGTGATATTTTTACAATAA
- a CDS encoding peptide deformylase: MLKEILLLGNDALYKKSLPVKKDELDLIKETVLDLHDTLIDFRKKYNAGRAIAAPQIGVFKRLIYMYIDKPIVFINPILKFDNKEIMEVMDDCMSFPNLLVKVNRYKECTVMYKDIDFIDRTIKFEGDLSELIQHEYDHLDGILATMRAIDNKSFYLKNKGV; this comes from the coding sequence ATGTTAAAAGAAATACTGTTACTTGGAAATGATGCTTTATATAAAAAAAGTTTACCTGTTAAAAAAGATGAACTAGATTTAATCAAAGAAACTGTTCTAGATTTGCATGATACTTTAATTGACTTTCGTAAAAAATATAATGCTGGAAGAGCAATTGCTGCTCCACAAATTGGTGTATTTAAAAGATTAATATATATGTATATTGATAAACCTATAGTTTTTATTAATCCTATATTAAAATTTGACAACAAGGAAATCATGGAAGTAATGGATGACTGCATGTCCTTTCCAAATCTTTTAGTAAAAGTTAACCGTTATAAGGAATGTACTGTTATGTATAAAGATATAGACTTTATAGACAGAACAATAAAGTTTGAAGGCGATCTATCAGAATTGATACAGCATGAATATGATCATCTCGATGGCATTTTAGCTACAATGAGGGCTATAGACAACAAATCTTTCTACCTAAAAAACAAAGGAGTATAA